A window from Pichia kudriavzevii chromosome 5, complete sequence encodes these proteins:
- a CDS encoding uncharacterized protein (PKUD0E03740; similar to Saccharomyces cerevisiae YDR151C (CTH1) and YLR136C (TIS11); ancestral locus Anc_8.333) produces MLHHPSSESICPLTVRAASSLKSLSSNDHRLTNINNSINNTLNSSASETSLASNTPSFNINIVSDASDCSISSPHSNRSSIVDYSGPINLSNVSNQISTDNTWMTYMNQNATQLNNSGTNTNSNTTIGINTNGATAAATTVPSITTDAGPWNDSTSTNMSQESLSNFTFTNWNFNSLQTSSNLKKSLEFSMDDPFLPSNLKQSSPLLNDGFNRNINNSSFINESVRNNQFLNKQQQQLQQQKPPTSVSPLSASAAKKSLNWNNMNSILNDLTNQPMSHRHSGSFSQNSTCSSIGDELVNQPYYQAQLTNLKMKNAPVEESSNKIPQNQHYNSCINSGKANINRQLFKTELCETFQKTGKCPYNEKCQFAHGLHELKLVSKPKKWKTKMCKNWIESGFCRYGKRCCYKHGENDDGSNGLNCIPSHQNVLY; encoded by the coding sequence ATGCTTCATCACCCTTCTTCAGAATCCATCTGTCCCCTCACGGTGAGAGCCGCATCCTCCTTGAAAAGtttatcttcaaatgaCCATCGTTTGActaatatcaacaacagtaTCAACAACACACTGAACTCTTCAGCTTCAGAAACTTCTCTTGCTTCAAACACACCCTccttcaatatcaacattGTCTCCGATGCATCGGATTGCTCAATATCGTCTCCACATTCAAATAGGAGCTCCATTGTAGATTATAGTGGCCCTATTAACTTGTCAAATGTCTCCAATCAAATCAGTACCGACAATACCTGGATGACTTACATGAACCAAAATGCAACCCAGCTTAACAACAGTGGTACCAATACAAATAGTAATACTACTATTGGTATTAATACTAATGGTGCCACTGCAGCTGCCACTACTGTTCCTTCTATTACTACAGATGCAGGTCCTTGGAATGACTCAACTAGTACAAACATGTCCCAAGAATCTTTGTCTAATTTCACCTTCACAAACTGGAACTTTAATTCATTAcaaacatcttcaaatttgaaaaaatcattggAATTCTCAATGGATGATCCCTTTTTaccttcaaatttaaaacaATCATCGCCTCTCTTAAATGACGGCTTTAATAGAAACATTAATAATAGTTCCTTTATTAATGAAAGTGTCCGCAACAACCAGTTTCTTaataaacaacaacaacaactccaacaacagaaacCTCCAACTTCAGTTTCCCCCCTATCTGCTTCTGCCGCTAAAAAATCCTTAAATTGGAATAATATGAACTCCATATTGAATGACTTGACAAATCAACCAATGAGCCACCGCCATTCAGGCTCCTTCTCTCAAAATTCAACTTGCTCCTCCATCGGGGACGAGTTGGTCAACCAGCCCTATTATCAGGCCCAATTGACtaacttgaaaatgaagaatgCCCCCGTGGAGGAATCATCTAATAAAATCCcccaaaatcaacattaCAACTCATGCATCAATTCGGGGAAGGCAAATATTAATCGACAGCTATTCAAGACAGAACTCTGCGAAACCTTCCAAAAAACAGGTAAATGCCCCTACAATGAGAAATGCCAATTTGCTCATGGTTTACATGAATTAAAACTTGTCTCTAAACcgaaaaaatggaaaactaAAATGTGCAAAAATTGGATCGAAAGTGGCTTTTGCAGATACGGTAAACGTTGCTGTTATAAGCATGGcgaaaatgatgatggcTCAAACGGCTTGAACTGTATACCAAGTCATCAGAATGTACTTTACTaa
- a CDS encoding uncharacterized protein (PKUD0E03760; similar to Saccharomyces cerevisiae YHR074W (QNS1); ancestral locus Anc_5.357) — MSHYITLATCSLNQWAMDFEGNRDRILESIKIAKSKGAKLRVGPELEVPGYGCLDHFLENDTYIQSWEMYSTILADKETYGLLLDIGIPIIHKNRRYNCRILSYDGQILLIRPKILLANDGNYREMRYFTPWLKTQYVEEFRLPKLIRDITGQNFVKFGDAVISTLDTVIGCETCEEMFTPQAPHIQLSLDGVEIITNSSGSHHELRKLNTRLSLIMEATRKCGGIYLYSNQNGCDGDRLYYDGCSMIVCNGEILAQGKQFSLDDVEVLTATIDLEDVRAYRALASHGIQSRMSPVYDIVHVEAELSPDSVNFDVTIEPTLPREVFYHLPEEEIALGPACWLWDYLRRCKGSGFFLPLSGGIDSCATAVIVHSMCRLVIENIKAGNKQVMKDVQMITKNDNFPNTPQELANQIFHTCYMGTSNSSNETKSRSKELSSKIGSYHVDLNMDNVVSSVVALFEVVTGRRPIYKIFGGSNIENLALQNIQARLRMVLAYLFAQLLPWVRGKENTGGLLVLGSANVDEQLRGYLTKYDCSSADINPIGGISKNDLIKFIRWSVDYFQLPILKEFVDATPTAELEPITKDHIQSDEADMGFTYDELSIMGRLRKVEKCGPYSMFIKLLHIWKDKKTPDEIASKVNSFFWYYSVNRHKQTVSTPSYHAEQYSPDDNRFDLRPFCIDPSFSWGRHKIQSVLKKMENNEKINTMTVD; from the coding sequence ATGTCACATTACATTACACTAGCAACATGTTCATTGAACCAATGGGCTATGGATTTTGAAGGGAATAGAGATCGAATTCTTGAATCTATCAAAATTGCCAAAAGTAAAGGCGCAAAGTTAAGGGTTGGACCAGAACTAGAAGTCCCTGGATACGGCTGTCTTGACCATTTCCTTGAGAATGATACATATATTCAATCATGGGAGATGTATTCGACTATTTTGGCTGATAAGGAAACATATGGTTTGTTGTTAGATATTGGTATCCCAATTATCCATAAAAATAGACGTTATAATTGTAGGATATTATCATATGATGGGCAGATATTATTAATTAGACCCAAAATTCTATTAGCCAACGATGGTAACTACAGGGAAATGAGATATTTTACGCCTTGGTTAAAGACACAATATGTGGAAGAGTTCAGATTGCCTAAACTGATCAGAGACATCACGGGTCAGAACTTTGTTAAATTTGGTGATGCCGTTATAAGCACTTTGGATACTGTGATTGGATGTGAGACGTGTGAGGAGATGTTCACTCCTCAAGCACCACATATTCAGTTATCCTTGGATGGCGTTGAGATTATTACTAATTCGTCAGGCTCACATCAtgaattgagaaaattaaATACAAGGCTCTCATTGATTATGGAAGCAACACGGAAATGTGGGGgtatttatttatattcCAACCAAAATGGTTGTGACGGTGATAGATTGTACTATGACGGTTGCTCAATGATTGTATGTAATGGTGAAATTCTAGCACAGGGTAAACAGTTTTCCCTTGATGATGTGGAGGTTTTAACCGCTACAATTGACTTGGAGGATGTCAGAGCTTACAGAGCATTGGCAAGTCATGGAATCCAAAGCAGAATGTCTCCAGTTTATGATATTGTGCACGTTGAAGCAGAACTATCTCCAGATTCGGTCAACTTTGATGTGACGATTGAACCGACATTACCAAGGGAGGTTTTCTACCACTTacctgaagaagaaattgccCTTGGACCAGCGTGCTGGCTATGGGATTACCTTAGAAGATGCAAAGGAtctggtttttttttgccattAAGTGGGGGTATCGATAGTTGCGCCACTGCTGTGATTGTCCACTCTATGTGTAGGCtagttattgaaaatatcaaagcTGGAAATAAACAAGTTATGAAGGATGTTCAGATGATCACAAAGAATGATAATTTTCCAAATACGCCACAAGAGTTGGCAAATCAGATCTTCCATACGTGTTATATGGGCACATCAAACTCTTCGAATGAAACCAAGAGCAGATCAAAAGAACTATCATCCAAGATTGGATCATACcatgttgatttgaatatgGATAATGTTGTTTCTTCAGTTGTTGCACTATTTGAAGTTGTAACTGGCCGCAGACCTATCTATAAGATATTCGGTGGTTCAAATATTGAGAATTTAGCATTACAAAATATCCAAGCTAGGCTACGTATGGTCTTGGCATATTTATTTGCGCAATTATTACCATGGGTCAGAGGTAAGGAAAACACTGGCGGATTGTTGGTTTTAGGATCAGCTAATGTTGATGAGCAACTAAGAGGTTATTTGACAAAATATGACTGTTCATCAGCAGACATTAATCCAATTGGCggaatatccaaaaacGATTTGATCAAGTTCATAAGATGGTCTGTAGATTATTTTCAACTCCCGATACTGAAGGAATTTGTGGATGCCACACCAACTGCGGAGTTAGAGCCAATAACAAAAGATCATATCCAATCTGATGAGGCCGATATGGGATTTACATATGATGAGTTGAGCATTATGGGAAGATTACGGAAGGTTGAGAAATGTGGTCCATATTCTATGTTTATAAAATTATTACATATATGGAAGGACAAAAAGACGCCTGATGAGATTGCTAGTAAAGTCAATAGTTTTTTCTGGTATTATAGTGTCAACAGGCATAAACAAACGGTCAGTACACCTTCGTATCATGCGGAACAATATTCACCTGATGACAATAGGTTCGATTTGAGGCCATTCTGTATTGACCCTAGCTTTTCGTGGGGAAGACACAAGATCCAAAgtgttttgaagaagatggaaaataacgaaaaaataaacactATGACGGTAGACTGA
- a CDS encoding uncharacterized protein (PKUD0E03720; similar to Saccharomyces cerevisiae YHR181W (SVP26); ancestral locus Anc_5.57) translates to MFIQILAIAGAILGFIVATLSIAAGLYYISEIIEENLSFTKRFLNRSILTVSSIMLLLVVFDNFPIKLTLFSLASNLIYYQNLKHFPNIHLSNITFIASAVLAFLNHYLWFNHFNNPYIPSIDERLAPDFVPPHYPSFTEIASFFAICIWLVPFALFISISSNENALPLAAAQTSDHGNNKAAKSANLVRSIINKALLNLSSLSSALGFNFKFSRSNSTNPNELYI, encoded by the coding sequence ATGTTTATCCAGATCTTGGCCATTGCAGGCGCAATCCTGGGCTTCATTGTCGCTACCCTCTCCATTGCCGCAGGTCTTTATTACATCTCCGAAATTATTGAGGAAAACTTGAGCTTCACCAAACGTTTCCTAAATAGATCGATATTGACCGTCTCCTCTATTATGCTCCTATTGGTAGTCTTTGATAACTTCCCAATAAAATTGACCTTGTTTTCGCTAGCATCAAACTTGATCTACTACCAAAATTTAAAACATTTCCCCAATATCCATCTCTCAAATATCACCTTTATCGCCTCAGCAGTTCTGGCTTTTCTTAACCATTACCTATGGTTCAACCACTTTAATAACCCTTACATCCCATCCATAGACGAACGACTCGCCCCAGACTTTGTCCCCCCTCACTACCCTTCCTTCACAGAAATCGCATCCTTCTTTGCCATTTGCATCTGGCTAGTCCCCTTCGCCCTCTTCATCTCCATCTCATCAAATGAAAACGCCCTACCTCTGGCTGCAGCTCAAACTTCAGATCATGGCAACAATAAGGCGGCAAAATCGGCAAACTTGGTCAGGTCCATTATTAATAAAGCTTTGCTCAACTTGTCAAGCTTATCTTCAGCTCTAggtttcaacttcaaattctcAAGGTCAAACTCAACAAACCCAAACGAACTTTATATATAG
- a CDS encoding uncharacterized protein (PKUD0E03750; similar to Saccharomyces cerevisiae YHR075C (PPE1); ancestral locus Anc_5.358), giving the protein MQRSIFQNRLRRAEQELGFNFSEEVESENQDEEEPKDITGKVAGVVHSKDVRDSTKETSQYPKWSTVFDENDIFCNNEGYSFQTYFKKPILQDGDTPIVFIGHHGAGSSGLTFGELCKSVVSNTRNGYISKPGFFTFDFRGHSMTNLLNADDEGNYRMDIDTLVGDFKFIIDHFLAKFKDRYSSKIHLFIIGHSLGGSVAIKLLRDHQFDDVKGLVIVDIVEETAIHSLDAMDSYLNKLPKSFQTLEMAINWYVNQGLINNSQSAKLSIPSLLKHNQNGSWEFIVDLRKSKPYWNDWFKGISNDFVTLPNRISKLLVLANNDYLDKPLIIGQMQGKYQLMVFYSDTNLSNFLTTSTTVISDSMKIGHFIHEDVPNKFTKALLQFVERNDLSFRRNDESNSQLQLINKLNAKWNAHKK; this is encoded by the coding sequence ATGCAACGTAGTATCTTTCAAAACCGCCTTAGAAGGGCAGAACAAGAGCTGGGGTTCAATTTCAGCGAAGAAGTGGAATCAGAGAATCAGGACGAAGAGGAGCCTAAAGATATCACCGGGAAGGTTGCAGGAGTTGTACATTCCAAAGATGTCAGAGACTCCACAAAAGAGACCAGCCAGTACCCCAAATGGAGTACCGTTTTCGACGAGAACGATATATTCTGCAACAACGAGGGATACTCCTTTCAGACATACTTCAAAAAACCTATATTACAAGATGGCGATACGCCAATAGTGTTTATTGGACATCACGGCGCTGGATCAAGTGGGTTGACGTTTGGGGAGCTGTGCAAATCGGTTGTTTCCAATACAAGGAATGGATACATATCCAAGCCCGGATTCTTCACCTTCGATTTTAGAGGACATTCTATGACCAACTTGTTGAATGCAGATGATGAGGGAAACTACAGGATGGATATAGACACGCTCGTTGGTGACTTCAAGTTTATCATTGACCACTTCTTGGCGAAATTCAAGGATAGGTACTCCAGCAAGATACACCTCTTCATTATTGGCCACTCTTTGGGTGGATCGGTTGCAATCAAGCTGTTGAGAGACCACCAATTCGATGACGTGAAAGGCCttgttattgttgacaTTGTCGAAGAAACAGCCATCCATTCCTTAGATGCAATGGATTCGTATTTGAATAAGTTACCAAAGTCTTTTCAAACATTGGAAATGGCAATCAATTGGTACGTCAATCAGGGACTAATCAATAATTCACAAAGTGCAAAACTAAGTATACCCTCTTTGCTAAAACACAACCAGAATGGGAGTTGGGAATTCATAGTTGACTTGAGAAAGAGCAAACCGTATTGGAATGACTGGTTCAAAGGCATCTCCAACGATTTCGTCACCTTACCTAATCGTATCTCAAAACTGTTGGTTCTGGCGAATAATGATTATTTGGATAAACCTCTAATAATTGGCCAGATGcaaggaaaatatcaactaATGGTGTTTTACTCAGATACCAACTTGAGTAATTTCTTGACTACCTCAACGACGGTCATCAGTGACTCAATGAAAATTGGACATTTTATCCACGAAGACGTGCCTAACAAGTTTACAAAAGCCCTACTCCAGTTCGTCGAAAGAAATGATCTGAGCTTCCGTAGGAATGATGAATCAAATTCACAATTACAACTTATAAATAAACTAAATGCAAAATGGAACGCTcacaaaaaataa